One window from the genome of Bdellovibrio sp. NC01 encodes:
- a CDS encoding undecaprenyl-diphosphate phosphatase, whose translation MSHLQAIILGIIEGITEFLPISSTGHMVIASSFMGINESDFTKAFEVIIQFGAILSVLVLYWRRFLPNWNFYKKLFVAFLPTAIIGFAAKNVVDQLLESAQVVAWSLILGGVILVWSDKIFAHLTAVGRKTSDLTYKDSVKLGLFQSIAMIPGVSRSGATIMGGLTLGLQKKEAAEFSFFLAVPTMAAATLYKLLKIYKTIQHDQIAVLATGTIVSFIVAMVAIKFFMGIVTKYGFRGFGYYRIVLGIIILALIYTGHSLSAG comes from the coding sequence ATGAGTCATCTTCAGGCAATCATTCTTGGTATCATCGAAGGCATCACAGAATTTCTTCCCATCTCTTCAACGGGCCATATGGTCATCGCAAGTTCGTTCATGGGAATTAATGAAAGCGACTTTACAAAAGCATTTGAAGTCATCATTCAATTCGGCGCGATTCTTTCAGTTTTAGTTTTGTATTGGAGAAGATTTCTTCCGAACTGGAATTTCTATAAAAAACTTTTTGTCGCGTTCTTGCCAACAGCGATCATCGGTTTCGCAGCGAAAAATGTTGTTGATCAACTTTTAGAGTCCGCTCAAGTTGTCGCTTGGTCGTTGATTCTTGGTGGCGTGATTTTAGTTTGGTCCGATAAGATCTTTGCTCACTTGACCGCAGTCGGTCGCAAGACGAGTGATTTGACATACAAAGACTCTGTCAAATTAGGCTTGTTCCAATCAATCGCGATGATCCCAGGAGTCTCGCGCTCTGGAGCAACGATCATGGGTGGTTTGACTTTAGGTCTTCAGAAAAAAGAAGCCGCAGAGTTTTCATTCTTCTTGGCTGTGCCAACGATGGCCGCTGCCACTTTGTACAAGCTTTTGAAAATTTATAAGACGATCCAGCACGATCAAATCGCGGTTCTTGCAACCGGCACAATCGTTTCGTTCATCGTCGCGATGGTGGCAATCAAGTTCTTCATGGGCATCGTCACAAAATACGGCTTCCGTGGTTTTGGTTATTATCGTATCGTTCTTGGCATTATCATCTTGGCGTTGATCTATACAGGTCACTCATTGAGCGCAGGTTAG
- a CDS encoding trypsin-like peptidase domain-containing protein, with amino-acid sequence MTKQQITAVLIFCSAFALCHSGWSKTKPQKEADRYNVICENPDDCNQAVAGLLNDESNVCTAVLVREDVMATNLHCLPQKLRKEGSSCKGRISFTFPENTKNKIEYADCDQVLSVSSQLKDTPLTPDYAFLKLTHKASRKPVAINTSGVANNEMLTIFKVDPHEDIGLLRKVTCAAAQKSMLNPLFKSEQSSVISLVPCDIVSGNSGSPIFSAQGDVKALINSKGLPADMPVNVDRFDVAFASNLACLNIPELGLKNQNTECHSSKDRAAIRNASGELVRDAVHPLMMNFTKAVGEQYRNIHEQTKNFLKWQADQQDIPYNGDDKAKIAKVGFKPKCITASRENMMKMQEEMMKIKYSEWGVQLSLDSAGRPNPQLAATEVSSTLSFSKEDLQKTEVAIKLGTTSYNVPFCSDIAAK; translated from the coding sequence ATGACAAAACAACAGATTACTGCCGTCCTTATTTTCTGTTCAGCCTTCGCACTTTGTCACTCAGGCTGGAGTAAAACAAAACCCCAAAAAGAAGCTGATCGCTATAATGTGATTTGTGAAAACCCAGACGACTGTAATCAAGCAGTTGCTGGTTTGTTAAATGACGAATCGAACGTCTGCACAGCCGTGCTCGTTCGTGAAGATGTGATGGCAACCAACCTTCACTGCCTACCACAAAAACTTCGTAAAGAAGGCTCTTCGTGCAAAGGCCGTATCAGCTTTACCTTCCCTGAAAATACTAAAAATAAAATTGAATACGCTGATTGCGATCAAGTCCTTTCGGTCTCTTCGCAATTAAAGGACACGCCACTTACGCCGGATTATGCGTTTTTAAAATTAACTCACAAGGCCTCTCGCAAACCCGTTGCGATCAACACTTCCGGAGTTGCGAACAACGAAATGCTTACGATCTTTAAAGTCGATCCACATGAAGACATCGGATTACTTCGTAAAGTCACATGTGCGGCGGCTCAAAAATCCATGTTGAATCCTTTGTTTAAATCAGAACAAAGTTCTGTCATCAGTCTGGTTCCGTGCGATATCGTTTCTGGTAATTCGGGCTCACCGATCTTTTCTGCTCAAGGTGACGTGAAAGCGTTGATCAACTCTAAAGGTCTGCCGGCCGATATGCCGGTGAATGTGGATCGCTTTGACGTAGCATTTGCTTCGAACTTGGCGTGCTTGAATATCCCAGAATTAGGTTTGAAAAATCAAAATACAGAATGTCATTCCAGCAAAGACCGCGCAGCGATTCGTAATGCTTCCGGTGAACTTGTGCGTGATGCCGTTCATCCGTTGATGATGAATTTCACAAAAGCCGTAGGCGAGCAATACCGCAACATCCACGAACAAACGAAGAATTTCTTAAAGTGGCAAGCTGACCAACAAGATATTCCTTATAACGGTGACGACAAAGCCAAGATCGCCAAAGTGGGTTTCAAACCTAAGTGCATCACCGCGTCCCGTGAAAACATGATGAAGATGCAAGAAGAGATGATGAAAATTAAATACTCGGAATGGGGTGTTCAGCTGAGTCTTGATTCAGCTGGCCGACCGAATCCGCAACTTGCTGCCACGGAAGTTTCAAGTACTTTAAGCTTCTCAAAAGAAGACCTGCAAAAAACCGAAGTCGCAATCAAGCTGGGCACCACTTCTTACAACGTCCCGTTCTGTTCTGACATCGCCGCCAAATAG
- a CDS encoding TIGR02147 family protein: MKTKFPRFLKGILEARQSRNSRYSKRAFAQHCGISIGQLNDYLSGRRICSLKTANKIVANLNLPPEQMAQFEVIAKNAKAKLHSLPDEKFSIVSDPAHFALLALTTATDFNLDMAWIAEKLHVTQAKAKTLMHNLQSIGLVEIVDDKIVIHHEHIVAAMDAPSEALRNSHKTSLQRIIDNIDKVPMEKREVSSVSVCIDPKKLAIVKKRAMKFIEKTAMFLESGDKKEVYEINVQIFPWAT, translated from the coding sequence ATGAAAACAAAATTTCCGCGATTTTTAAAAGGCATTCTGGAAGCTCGTCAAAGCCGTAATTCTCGCTATTCAAAGCGTGCGTTTGCACAGCATTGTGGGATTTCGATTGGACAATTAAATGATTATTTGTCAGGCCGTCGTATCTGCTCGCTGAAGACCGCGAACAAGATCGTTGCAAACTTAAATTTGCCGCCAGAACAAATGGCGCAATTCGAAGTGATCGCTAAAAATGCGAAAGCCAAATTGCATTCGTTGCCAGATGAAAAATTTAGTATCGTTTCAGATCCTGCCCACTTTGCGTTGTTGGCCCTAACGACGGCGACTGATTTCAATTTGGATATGGCGTGGATTGCTGAAAAACTTCACGTCACACAAGCCAAAGCTAAAACACTTATGCACAACTTGCAAAGCATCGGCTTGGTTGAGATCGTCGACGACAAAATCGTAATTCATCATGAACACATCGTTGCTGCTATGGACGCCCCTTCCGAAGCCCTTCGCAATTCGCATAAAACATCACTGCAAAGAATTATCGACAATATCGATAAAGTGCCAATGGAAAAGCGCGAAGTCAGTTCAGTCAGCGTATGTATTGATCCAAAAAAATTAGCGATCGTTAAAAAACGTGCGATGAAATTTATTGAAAAGACCGCGATGTTCCTTGAAAGCGGCGACAAAAAGGAAGTTTATGAAATCAACGTTCAAATCTTTCCGTGGGCCACTTAA
- a CDS encoding mechanosensitive ion channel family protein, which produces MEKFLFEESHIFSMEVAALLKHTVLIMPNWKWIVLAIFIVLGIALRPLIQWVLKEFKKHNPWAKKFPKSFTAYFFKSEIERPLAWVIVGLLWFGAGDAIELTGKFQTYYEHVLKAFLAIHLIRVIYYAVDALGSVFADIAAKTESTMDDQLVPFASKILKVLVVVLGVLIVLQSFGLNVMSLLAGLGLGGLALALAAQDTAANLFGSVTILVDNPCKIGDWVKVKDVEGTVEEIGFRSTRIRTFYNSVITIPNATMAKENIDNMGVRPARRIRQSLGLAYETTPENIEAFCDRVRYLIKQDQKVIPETVTVHFNNFNASTLDVLVNFHLKVYTGPEELEHQQRIFLEIIKIANDMKVEFAYPTQTVYYRGAQG; this is translated from the coding sequence ATGGAAAAGTTTCTTTTTGAAGAGTCACATATTTTTTCTATGGAAGTTGCAGCACTGTTAAAACATACAGTGTTGATCATGCCGAACTGGAAATGGATCGTCCTTGCGATCTTTATCGTTCTTGGTATTGCTCTTCGTCCGTTGATTCAGTGGGTTTTGAAAGAATTCAAAAAACACAATCCGTGGGCAAAGAAATTTCCAAAAAGCTTCACAGCTTATTTCTTTAAATCTGAAATCGAACGCCCGCTGGCTTGGGTGATCGTAGGATTGTTGTGGTTCGGTGCTGGCGATGCGATTGAGCTTACTGGCAAATTCCAAACTTACTATGAACATGTGTTAAAAGCGTTCTTAGCAATTCACTTGATTCGCGTGATCTATTACGCGGTCGATGCTCTAGGTTCGGTGTTCGCTGATATCGCAGCAAAAACCGAATCCACGATGGACGATCAATTGGTGCCGTTCGCAAGCAAGATCTTAAAAGTTCTTGTTGTCGTTCTGGGTGTTTTGATTGTGCTGCAAAGTTTCGGACTGAACGTAATGTCGCTTCTTGCCGGTCTTGGCCTGGGCGGTTTGGCATTAGCATTGGCAGCGCAAGACACGGCCGCAAATCTTTTTGGTTCTGTGACGATCTTGGTCGACAATCCGTGCAAAATTGGCGATTGGGTTAAAGTGAAAGACGTTGAAGGCACGGTTGAAGAAATCGGTTTCCGATCAACACGCATTCGCACGTTTTATAACTCTGTCATCACGATTCCAAATGCGACGATGGCAAAAGAGAACATCGACAATATGGGTGTGCGCCCTGCTCGCCGTATTCGTCAGTCCTTGGGGCTTGCTTACGAAACGACACCTGAAAATATTGAAGCTTTCTGTGATCGCGTTCGTTATTTGATCAAACAAGATCAAAAAGTGATTCCTGAAACTGTGACGGTTCATTTCAATAACTTCAATGCCTCGACGTTGGACGTTTTAGTGAACTTCCATTTGAAAGTGTATACAGGTCCTGAAGAGCTTGAACATCAGCAGCGCATTTTCCTAGAGATCATCAAAATCGCTAATGATATGAAAGTAGAGTTCGCATATCCGACGCAAACTGTGTACTACCGCGGGGCTCAAGGCTAG
- a CDS encoding S8 family serine peptidase, with protein MKRTVLLSALLLGSQAFAGEFLVKYTNTNGFQAVQNMGTMKAVGMQVMDHNATASLIKVDIAKSKEAQTLATLLSTPGVQYVVPNFKLKAYSAPVDTATLKSQWAIAKVQAEKAWQRAGNRGNKNVIVAVIDTGADYKHESLAPNMIPGYNFKDNNADPMDKTSYQNPGHGTHCSGIVGATGLIDGGTIGMAPGISIMPLRFLDENGSGDLNDGIKAIDYAIEKGVQVISASWGATVPRATAQPLLEAVKRADDKGIIFVAAAANDGKNNDSTEVYPANNGYPNSITVAASNSSDSKPSWSNYGTAMVHLSSPGDGIISTLPKNKYGELSGTSMATPLVSGLVAFLKSQDSSLTGAQIRAILQTTGTKVSIQTACNCRVDAFNAVDAVLTKKMIVVPAAASIGAKDTLNLSVLNGKSPFKYVSSNTSTATVSDGGVVTAVANGKTSITVTDADGKTASTLDINVGKSGSSQPQPPGGGGDDPAQPPGDGSCPIGDPSLCQIICQIKPDLPFCKQ; from the coding sequence ATGAAACGGACGGTTCTGTTAAGTGCGTTACTACTGGGCTCTCAAGCATTCGCGGGCGAGTTCTTAGTAAAGTACACGAATACAAATGGGTTTCAGGCAGTTCAAAACATGGGGACTATGAAAGCAGTCGGTATGCAAGTGATGGATCACAATGCGACTGCATCTTTGATCAAAGTCGACATCGCAAAATCGAAAGAAGCACAAACGTTGGCAACCTTGTTGTCGACTCCTGGCGTGCAATATGTGGTGCCGAACTTTAAACTGAAAGCCTATTCGGCTCCAGTTGATACTGCGACCTTGAAATCGCAATGGGCGATCGCAAAGGTGCAGGCTGAAAAAGCATGGCAACGTGCTGGCAATCGAGGCAATAAAAACGTGATTGTTGCAGTCATCGATACGGGTGCTGACTACAAACACGAATCTTTAGCGCCGAACATGATTCCTGGTTACAACTTTAAAGATAACAATGCCGATCCAATGGATAAAACAAGCTATCAAAATCCAGGTCACGGGACCCACTGTTCAGGTATCGTGGGGGCGACAGGCCTCATTGATGGCGGAACGATCGGGATGGCGCCGGGTATTTCTATCATGCCTTTGCGTTTCCTGGATGAAAATGGTTCAGGCGATTTGAACGACGGTATTAAAGCCATCGACTATGCCATCGAAAAAGGTGTGCAAGTTATTTCCGCATCTTGGGGAGCCACAGTTCCTCGTGCAACGGCGCAACCATTATTGGAAGCCGTGAAGCGAGCTGACGATAAAGGGATTATTTTCGTAGCAGCGGCCGCGAATGATGGAAAAAACAATGACTCGACTGAAGTGTATCCAGCGAACAACGGTTATCCAAATTCGATCACTGTTGCAGCGTCAAACTCTTCAGATAGCAAGCCGTCTTGGTCAAATTATGGAACCGCGATGGTCCACTTGTCTTCACCAGGCGATGGCATCATCAGCACTCTTCCAAAAAACAAATACGGGGAACTTTCTGGAACGTCCATGGCAACGCCATTGGTTTCAGGTCTTGTTGCGTTCTTGAAGTCGCAAGACAGCTCTTTAACAGGAGCACAAATTCGCGCGATTTTGCAAACAACTGGAACGAAAGTTTCAATCCAAACGGCATGTAACTGCCGAGTCGATGCTTTTAATGCCGTCGATGCAGTTTTGACGAAAAAAATGATTGTTGTTCCAGCAGCAGCTTCAATTGGAGCGAAAGACACGCTGAATTTGTCTGTATTGAACGGTAAATCACCGTTTAAATACGTCAGCAGCAATACGTCGACAGCGACTGTTTCAGATGGCGGGGTTGTGACTGCCGTTGCGAATGGTAAAACGTCGATCACTGTGACGGATGCTGATGGAAAAACGGCAAGTACTTTGGACATTAACGTTGGTAAATCTGGCAGCAGCCAACCACAACCACCAGGCGGGGGCGGTGATGATCCGGCACAACCACCGGGTGATGGGTCATGTCCTATTGGTGATCCATCTCTTTGCCAAATTATCTGTCAAATTAAACCGGATCTGCCTTTCTGTAAGCAGTAG